A genome region from Christensenella minuta includes the following:
- the fabG gene encoding 3-oxoacyl-[acyl-carrier-protein] reductase: MSTALITGASRGIGKELALRLAEEGYDIVVNYLFEEEDYAGTVAEIEKKGVKAVAIKADVSKFNEVETMMKETVETFGAIDVLVNNAGITRDGLLARMKEEDFDAVLSVNLKSVFNCCRHAVPYMMKQKHGRIISMTSVVGLSGQGGQTNYSASKAGIIGFTKSLAKEIGSRNITVNAVAPGFVETPMTDAMPEKARADVLGSIPLRRGGTVQDIADAVAFLASDQASYITGHVLSVNGGMYM; the protein is encoded by the coding sequence ATGAGCACAGCACTTATTACAGGCGCTTCACGCGGCATCGGCAAGGAGCTTGCCCTGCGCCTCGCGGAAGAAGGATATGATATCGTGGTCAACTACCTGTTCGAGGAGGAAGACTACGCGGGAACGGTCGCGGAAATCGAGAAAAAGGGTGTAAAAGCCGTTGCGATCAAAGCGGACGTAAGCAAATTCAATGAAGTGGAAACGATGATGAAAGAGACGGTGGAGACCTTCGGCGCCATCGACGTGCTTGTCAACAACGCGGGCATTACCCGCGACGGCCTTCTTGCCCGTATGAAGGAAGAGGACTTTGACGCGGTCCTGAGCGTCAACCTCAAAAGCGTGTTCAATTGCTGCCGCCATGCGGTGCCTTATATGATGAAGCAGAAACATGGCAGGATCATCAGCATGACTTCCGTGGTCGGGCTGTCCGGCCAGGGAGGACAGACGAATTATTCTGCTTCCAAAGCGGGAATCATCGGCTTTACAAAATCCCTCGCCAAGGAAATTGGCTCGAGAAACATCACCGTCAATGCGGTTGCCCCGGGCTTTGTGGAAACGCCCATGACGGACGCAATGCCCGAAAAAGCACGCGCAGACGTGCTCGGGAGCATTCCACTTCGCCGCGGCGGTACGGTCCAGGATATTGCGGATGCGGTCGCGTTCCTCGCGAGCGACCAGGCGTCCTATATCACGGGGCATGTGCTGTCGGTGAATGGCGGCATGTATATGTGA